A region from the Acyrthosiphon pisum isolate AL4f chromosome A1, pea_aphid_22Mar2018_4r6ur, whole genome shotgun sequence genome encodes:
- the LOC100159192 gene encoding T-complex protein 1 subunit beta, with product MVSLNPVRILKQQAEEDKGENARLSSFIGAIAIGDLVKSTLGPKGMDKILISPGRGGMDAKVEVTNDGATILKNIGVDNPAAKILVDMSKVQDGEVGDGTTSVTVLAAELLREAEKLVDQKIHPQVIISGWRKATTIAHDALQASAMDNSKNEAKFREDLLNIARTTLSSKILSQHKEHFAKLSVDAILRLKGSGNLSAIQIIKLKGGCLEDSFLDEGFLLDKKPGQHQPKRIENARILIANTPMDTDKIKVFGSRIKVDSMAKVAELELAEKEKMKDKIGKILSHECNVFINRQLIYNYPEQLFADAGIMAIEHADFDGIERLALVTGGEILSTFDSPAIAKLGTCKLIEETMIGESTLLRFSGVALGEACTIVIRGATEQIIDEADRSLHDALCVLSSTVREPTIVYGGGCSEMLMANAVSAVAAKTPGKEAVAMEAFARALQSLPTTIADNAGLDSAQLVNELRANHALGKSKMGLDMEKGALGCMQEIGITESFVVKRQVLVSAAEAAEMILRVDCIIKAAPRQRVEDRGHC from the exons ATG GTTTCTTTAAATCCAGTACGTATTTTGAAACAACAAGCCGAAGAAGACAAAGGTGAAAATGCTCGCTTGTCTAGTTTCATTGGAGCCATCGCCATTGGTGATTTGGTCAAAAGCACATTGGGGCCAAAAGGAATGGACAAGATACTTATATCGCCCGGCCGTGGAGGAATGGATGCTAAAGTTGAAGTCACCAATGATGGTgcaacaatattgaaaaatattggagTTGATAATCCAGCCGCCAAAATATTGGTTGATATGTCTAAGGTTCAAGATGGTGAAGTTGGAGATGGTACCACATCTGTTACTGTTCTAG ctgctGAATTGTTACGTGAGGCAGAAAAACTTGTTGATCAAAAAATTCACCCTCAAGTAATTATATCTGGATGGAGAAAAGCAACAACCATCGCACATGATGCTTTACAAGCTTCTGCTATggataatagtaaaaatgaagCTAAATTCCGAGAAGATTTATTGAATATTGCTCGTACAACTTTAAGTTCTAAAATTTTATCTCAGCATAAAGAACATTTCGCTAAGTTGTCTGTTGATGCTATTTTGCGTCTGAAAGGTTCTGGCAATTTATCAGCCATACAGATTATTAAGCTGAAAGGTGGATGTTTAGAAGATTCATTTTTAGATGAAG GTTTCCTTCTGGACAAAAAACCTGGTCAACATCAGCCAAAACGTATTGAAAATGCCCGTATACTTATTGCCAATACTCCTATGGATACagacaaaattaaagtatttggaTCTCGTATAAAAGTTGATTCTATGGCTAAAGTAGCTGAACTTGAATTGgcagaaaaagaaaaaatgaaagaTAAAATAGGAAAAATACTTTCTCATGAATGTAATGTTTTCATTAACAG ACAATTGATCTACAATTATCCTGAACAACTTTTTGCTGATGCTGGTATTATGGCTATTGAACATGCCGATTTTGATGGTATTGAACGATTAGCCCTTGTAACTGGTGGGGAGATTCTATCAACATTCGATTCCCCTGCCATAGCCAAGTTGGGTACATGCAAACTTATTGAAGAAACAATGATCGGGGAAAGCACATTGTTACGTTTCTCCGGCGTAGCTCTTGGTGAAGCATGCACCATCGTCATCCGTGGTGCAACTGAACAAATTATTGATGAAGCCGACCGTTCTTTACATGATGCTTTATGTGTATTATCATCTACCGTCAGAGAACCAACCATTGTGTATGGTGGTGGTTGCAGTGAAATGCTAATGGCAAATGCAGTAAGTGCTGTAGCTGCTAAAACACCTGGAAAAGAAGCAGTAGCCATGGAGGCCTTTGCTCGGGCTTTACAGTCTCTTCCCACTACTATTGCCGACAATGCTGGTTTGGATTCTGCACAGCTTGTCAATGAATTGAGAGCCAATCATGCTCTTGGCAAGAGTAAAATGGGTCTTG atatggAAAAAGGTGCTTTAGGATGTATGCAAGAGATTGGAATAACTGAGTCTTTTGTTGTCAAAAGACAAGTTCTAGTGTCTGCCGCTGAAGCTGCTGAAATGATTTTGCGTGTCGATTGTATCATTAAAGCTGCACCTAGACAACGAGTTGAAGATCGTGGTCACTGTTAA